In the genome of Epinephelus moara isolate mb chromosome 14, YSFRI_EMoa_1.0, whole genome shotgun sequence, the window TTTATGAGGACCCTGGTCCTGACGTGTTTTATGAGGAGGTGCTGGTGATTTAGGTGTTCCTACCTGTGATGGGATGTCACAGAATCGTGGACTGGGCACCGTCTCCCAGTCCGTCCCCAGGTCCGTCTCTTCGTCGGTCACCGCCTCGTCTCCGCTCTCCTCCGCCGGCCCAGCCGCCTCCGGCTCCACAAACTCCATCGACTCCTCCAGGTCAGCGCTCACCTCGAATGGACCCGTCCtggaccagaccagaccagaccagatcAAATACAACCCAGACACCAGTCAGATAAAAAAATGCTTCCAAAATCAGAGCTTCCGTCCAAATGAACATGTGGCTGACACTTCTAACTGCTTTAGATTTCTGAAACTGATTTTAAGACTTTAACAaatgctgcagacagacagacaggagtaTCTCACCTGCCCAGGTTGTCGTTGTCGGGGGAAACCAGAAACATGATGTTCCTCAGAGTGTGATGAGGGTGGAGCTTCTCACTGTCTACatgctaaacacacacagaagacacaTTTTAAGGACCTCATTTCATCTCTTATTTCTCAGTAAAAGTACATATTCACAGCTACATTATCAACAATCAAAGTTAAAGTTGTCTCAGAGTATCTCAGTGTCTGACCTGAGAGAAGCAGAGGTGGAGGATGTTGGTGTTGAGTTTGCTCAGAGCTCTGGTGAAGCGATATCTGCTCAGATTCTCTCCACAGAACTCACTGAGGAACAAACAGGTTCACAAACATGAAATCAGACATGTGAAAGAACCTGACGCTCTGTTTTCCTAACGCTGAGATGTGTTAAGTAAAGGCAGCAGCAGGTGTTTCCTGTCTCACCTGTTGCAGAGCTTCTTGGGCAGGTTGACGTCCAGGATGTGAGACAGGATGGTGACGAGCTGTGTGGCGTAGCAGAGAGCAGCGCTGATGGTGTGGGCCGGGTTGATGTGGTCCAACTCTgcagacagacaagacagaggacaggaggtcaaaggtcatatGACAGAGGATAGACAAACATGAGGCCTTTATTAATCTGTGTTGCTCAATAAACAActttaacaattatttttttagaCTCATGGATTAATgaactaattgttgcagctctcaTCAGAACACTCAGTCTGAAGCTCCgccccctccctcctcacctGGGCCCTGATTGGTGCTCTTCTCCTCCACCCAGCTGTAGTAGGCAGAGCAGTCCCCGTTGCTGGGCAGGGTGACAGGAGGCCCCGTGATGCTGATGCTGGTCTCTCCATTCTGGTCGTCCCAGATCCAGCGCCCCGACAGATAGGTGGTCCTCCGGGCTTCAGCCAGCTCGCTCACTGTGCTGGAGGTCAGCGCAGGATCACACTCTGCCACCACATCTGCGGGGTCTCTGAGTGACACACACAGGGGCAGAGGACAGGTTAacaaaggatgttttgctgcctctcagcagctgtagactgagaaaattaattcactgggccgactgccggcaacttttaaggtggaacgttaacttgtaatgttacttgaTGTATGAGTTgatgatgtgaatccatcagcacaccttaaatttcactgtgacaactttgaccatcactttagttttatataacagacacttttagtaatgactttaaaaatatagattaatttggagcggattatgtgaaggtcatatattctaatcctcacttcctgtgggctacagcaacactaaacccctgagcttgcctgagaaggactaaatgcacaaagctgctatttttaaatatcccatggagagagactctcactgcagcctgttctattttgttctgaaaatgtgggcgtgcagcctctttctgtggacgataaaccaggtgcagacttccatctgtgtcaccgctgatgaggaaatacagcaagagCTGGACGGAggagtgagtgacaacaaccccgcccacatttaagaggactgtctgaacagaccgagggtctagataccatgtctgaagggttactgctggttccaaaggtgccataccgaaagtgttcggtggaaacggggcttcaGACTGCGCGTGAGAATCGGACACAAaacaagagaaagacagaaagaggggCTGTAAGGCAACTTGGTTGTCAGTGTTGCTTCTTCTTCGGTGCAATGGGAGAGATGTGTGTGGAGCTGTTGGTGAGTGTCTGCAGCCCTCCTCTGtttggtgtgtcctgcactgttggccCTCGTCGGCGCTAGTcagctttttttctgctgattcAGCATGATGGATCTGAAGTGTGGAGCCCGTCGgcaaatgaaatcactctgattgacagttcagctcagtgaacaaaaaaagaaatggattgTGGAAAGTAAAGAAATGACTGAAGTCAAAAGCGAGTGAGTTTGAAACAAATTTGTTCTATGAGGTCAGATTCTTTTTGCcactgagctcttcagcagaaacagtttgtagTTGTTTAAATTATTGTTCGCTAGCACACtgtaaatatcatttgttctttcaacatgaGGTTGTGtagttaatgtgctaactggctaactagcatcttaaATCCATGCTGTCCGTCTTCCTGTTTTCCTTTATGAATGATAAATACAGACCAGCGGCACCTGCTGCTGTGGAGTTATTTCCTCCCACGCTggcgcagaacatacgtgctaagtggccattggctgtagtctttgcaacAGTGGGCATTCACCACCATTAGTTctctgatgttggtttggtgtgtctgggtcttTTAACCGCCTTCCCCTTCACTGTGAACACACAGGTGGAGACTCTCCctgtgaggtgtgtgtgatcTCACCTGCTGCCCTGCTTCTCCTCCTGTGTGGGGAAGATGTGCGTGGTGAGCTCCAGGATGTGTTCTCGTCTCAGAGCCGCCAGCTGGCTCAGTCGGCTCTGCAGCTCCCGGCTGCGTCTCTCCAGCAGATCTCCCAGACGACGGTTGTGACGCTCGATCTTATCCCGTTTCTCCT includes:
- the atg14 gene encoding beclin 1-associated autophagy-related key regulator isoform X2, encoding MASSAGLPPLGPDRAASSSGPHSGGRPPHRPHHPHPAHSTPGCVMVESVDDAEGLYVAVERCPLCSTSRRRLTCARCVQAGDFVYFDGRNTERYIEKLERLKKLKEEKEQLQQKVIQDMSRKLQADEMKWKIMSCKMKIEQLKEAVAGGNEEVKSDKDLLLRSQEESQRLQRRAGRHQEKRDKIERHNRRLGDLLERRSRELQSRLSQLAALRREHILELTTHIFPTQEEKQGSRDPADVVAECDPALTSSTVSELAEARRTTYLSGRWIWDDQNGETSISITGPPVTLPSNGDCSAYYSWVEEKSTNQGPELDHINPAHTISAALCYATQLVTILSHILDVNLPKKLCNSEFCGENLSRYRFTRALSKLNTNILHLCFSQHVDSEKLHPHHTLRNIMFLVSPDNDNLGRTGPFEVSADLEESMEFVEPEAAGPAEESGDEAVTDEETDLGTDWETVPSPRFCDIPSQSMDLSQSALQVSQPSANTGGMISSAAASVTSWFRAYTGQR